The following proteins are co-located in the Acidicapsa acidisoli genome:
- the rpmH gene encoding 50S ribosomal protein L34, with the protein MPKRTFQPNRRKRVKTHGFRARMKTKSGAAVLSRRRAQGRKRVAVSAGFRD; encoded by the coding sequence ATGCCCAAGCGCACATTTCAGCCGAACCGCCGCAAGCGCGTCAAGACCCATGGCTTCCGAGCCCGCATGAAGACCAAGAGCGGAGCCGCCGTGCTCAGCCGCCGTCGCGCGCAAGGTCGCAAGCGCGTCGCTGTCAGCGCCGGATTCCGCGACTAG
- a CDS encoding YybH family protein, which translates to MRIRGALAVLALALVLGCSGTIQAQERKSEEAAIRIVLEEQVAAWNRGDIPGFMASYEDSPETTFVGTASVNKGFQPILERYKKGYASKEQMGALTFKELDIRLLPTAGGVTEYAVVTGRFHLERTARGAATKDDGVFSLVWHKGPGGWKILLDHTA; encoded by the coding sequence ATGCGAATTCGCGGGGCTTTGGCGGTGCTGGCGCTGGCCTTGGTGCTCGGCTGCTCGGGGACGATCCAGGCGCAGGAACGAAAAAGCGAGGAAGCAGCGATCCGGATTGTGTTGGAAGAGCAGGTCGCTGCATGGAATCGCGGTGACATCCCGGGTTTCATGGCAAGTTATGAGGACTCTCCTGAGACCACCTTTGTTGGAACCGCGTCGGTCAACAAGGGATTCCAGCCCATTCTTGAGCGTTACAAAAAGGGGTACGCGAGCAAGGAACAAATGGGCGCGCTCACCTTCAAGGAACTCGATATCCGGCTGCTGCCGACCGCCGGTGGCGTCACGGAATACGCTGTAGTGACAGGCCGTTTTCATCTCGAACGGACAGCCCGGGGCGCGGCGACGAAGGATGACGGCGTCTTCAGCCTGGTGTGGCACAAGGGTCCGGGCGGATGGAAGATTCTGCTTGATCACACCGCCTGA
- the yidD gene encoding membrane protein insertion efficiency factor YidD: protein MTRRILLAFLRLYRYWASPVLHALLPTGCKFQPTCSQYASEAIAVHGALRGGGMALGRLLRCHPFSRGGFDPVPLLEAGRAVSTIPDLDKLDDLDHLDHGRLANAALREPLP, encoded by the coding sequence ATGACCAGGCGCATATTGCTCGCATTTCTTCGGCTCTACCGTTACTGGGCTTCTCCAGTACTTCATGCTCTGTTGCCAACCGGGTGCAAATTCCAGCCAACCTGCTCGCAATATGCCTCCGAGGCGATCGCTGTGCATGGAGCGCTGCGCGGTGGCGGGATGGCGCTTGGCAGGCTGCTGCGCTGCCATCCATTCAGCCGGGGAGGATTTGACCCGGTTCCGCTACTGGAAGCTGGCAGGGCGGTCTCTACGATTCCCGATCTGGACAAGTTGGATGATTTAGACCATTTAGACCATGGCCGCCTGGCGAACGCGGCCCTTCGCGAACCATTACCATAG
- the dnaA gene encoding chromosomal replication initiator protein DnaA → MSFATTPATAINPWMQILAALEKKVNRQSFETWLKPTRFSHIAGRTLYVRIPTEEFQHIGDKYSDLVQEAIDLLKLDLDDVAFVTAEEDPSQPPVRKDGGFGPVPTHAMSAPPVNNGGHANHSPQHGRRGSYSSQPLEQQSRFDWSTAAQLNARYTFDNFVIGNGNQFARAASLAVAERPSRAYNPLFLYGGVGMGKTHLMHAIGHEVKRRQPIANICYVSAEKFTNEMINSLRNDRMTSFRDRFRGVDVLLIDDIQFIAQKERTQEEFFHTFNALHESMKQIVIASDRPPKELAEIEDRLRSRFEWGLIADIQPPDLETKVAILQKKAESEQSSLPTDVAMFIASNVRTNVRELEGALVRLIAWCQMNNMDITLQSTQQCLKQFIDTQVRKITIDAIQKAVAENFAMRVSELKQKNNSRAVVVPRQIAMYLAKNLTEASLPEIGRQFGGKHHTTVMHSIGKIDELRRTDKDLNRTINKLQEILNG, encoded by the coding sequence ATGTCATTCGCAACTACGCCAGCAACGGCGATCAACCCCTGGATGCAGATTCTGGCGGCCCTGGAGAAGAAGGTGAACCGCCAGTCCTTTGAAACCTGGCTCAAGCCCACCCGATTCAGCCACATCGCCGGTCGCACGCTTTACGTGCGCATTCCAACGGAGGAGTTTCAGCATATTGGCGACAAGTACAGCGATCTCGTCCAGGAGGCGATCGATCTGCTCAAGCTGGATCTGGACGACGTAGCTTTCGTCACTGCGGAAGAGGATCCGTCCCAGCCACCGGTTCGCAAGGACGGCGGATTCGGGCCAGTGCCGACTCATGCTATGAGCGCTCCGCCTGTGAACAACGGCGGCCACGCGAATCATTCACCTCAACACGGTCGCCGCGGGTCCTATTCCTCGCAGCCGTTGGAGCAGCAGAGCCGTTTCGACTGGTCCACTGCGGCGCAGCTGAATGCTCGTTACACCTTCGACAACTTCGTCATCGGCAACGGCAACCAGTTCGCGCGCGCGGCCTCGCTGGCCGTGGCCGAACGGCCATCCCGCGCCTACAATCCCCTCTTCCTCTACGGCGGCGTCGGTATGGGCAAAACCCACCTCATGCACGCCATTGGCCACGAGGTAAAGCGACGTCAACCTATTGCAAACATATGCTACGTCTCCGCGGAAAAGTTTACCAACGAGATGATCAATTCGCTGCGAAACGACCGCATGACCAGCTTCCGCGATCGCTTCCGCGGCGTGGATGTTCTGCTCATTGACGATATTCAATTCATTGCGCAAAAAGAGCGCACGCAAGAGGAGTTCTTCCACACCTTCAACGCGCTGCACGAGAGCATGAAGCAGATCGTCATCGCCTCTGATCGCCCGCCCAAGGAGCTTGCGGAGATAGAAGATCGCTTGCGCTCCCGTTTCGAGTGGGGCCTCATCGCCGACATTCAACCGCCGGATCTTGAGACCAAGGTTGCCATCCTGCAGAAGAAGGCAGAGAGCGAACAATCAAGTCTTCCCACGGATGTGGCGATGTTCATCGCTTCCAACGTACGCACTAACGTGCGCGAACTGGAAGGTGCTCTGGTGCGCCTGATCGCCTGGTGCCAGATGAACAACATGGACATCACCCTCCAGTCCACGCAGCAGTGCCTCAAGCAGTTCATCGACACGCAGGTTCGTAAGATCACCATCGATGCAATTCAGAAAGCAGTGGCCGAGAACTTCGCCATGCGCGTAAGCGAACTCAAGCAGAAGAACAACTCGCGGGCTGTGGTCGTGCCTCGCCAGATCGCCATGTATCTGGCCAAGAACCTTACCGAGGCCAGCCTGCCTGAAATCGGACGGCAGTTCGGCGGAAAGCACCACACTACCGTGATGCATTCCATCGGAAAAATTGACGAGCTGCGCCGCACCGACAAGGATCTCAACCGTACCATCAACAAACTTCAGGAGATACTGAACGGATAG
- a CDS encoding molybdopterin-dependent oxidoreductase produces the protein MLVTVDGEGRAVKVQGDPSHPVTQGFLCGKVAKYLDRVYSPQRILHPLRRRAGVAKGPLKKGHELESFEQISWDEALDAIAARLQQVSDQYGPESILPYSYAGTIGVLGYGSMDRRFFHRLGASQLDRTICAEAGGQAFKLVYGKKLGTPNEDFPHAKLIIAWGANIHGNNIHLWPFVEQARRNGARFIVIDPYRTRTAGLADWHIAIRPGTDAALALGMMHVILRDGLEDRDYIREMTHGFEQLAERVRKYTPERVAAWTGLTAVEIEQLAREYGTTKPAVLRMNYGVQRSQNGGTAVRAISMLPALTGAWKHVGGGAQLSMSGAFKFDSAAIERPDLMLASPLGSPARVVNMSRLGNALTELGDAAGDGPRVHAIFVYNSNPAAVAPNQNAVRRGFERTDLFTVVHEQFMTDTTDYADYVLPATTFLEHTDIQGAYGHYFVQRSHQAIEPLGEARSNVWLFSQLAQRMGFPESCFRDTPEEMIRQALNVGENGHSRNPNMEHITPELLVEQGHIPLSFANRVGGHHFLPFSSARDGLLPTPSGKIEFYSEVLAAAGPESGIDPLPAFIPPIESRLGPDAGRFPLEFLPRKADNYMNTTFANLDGHRGMEARTNHRLEIHPSDAKPRGIGDGDPVRIWNDRGTLELTALISDRVPAGVVAGRLDWNKLSPGGRNVNALTSERLTDIGAAPTFYSTLVEVARA, from the coding sequence GTGCTGGTTACGGTAGACGGCGAAGGCCGCGCCGTCAAGGTTCAGGGCGATCCGTCGCACCCGGTGACGCAGGGCTTTCTTTGCGGAAAGGTCGCCAAATATCTGGATCGCGTCTACTCTCCGCAGCGCATTTTGCACCCTTTGCGGCGCAGGGCCGGCGTTGCGAAAGGCCCGCTGAAAAAAGGTCACGAACTCGAGTCTTTCGAGCAGATTTCGTGGGATGAGGCGCTGGATGCAATCGCCGCGCGGCTGCAACAGGTGAGCGACCAATACGGGCCTGAATCGATCTTGCCTTACAGCTATGCGGGGACGATTGGCGTGCTGGGCTATGGCTCGATGGACCGGCGGTTCTTTCATCGGCTGGGAGCTTCGCAGCTTGACCGGACGATCTGTGCTGAGGCGGGCGGGCAGGCTTTCAAGCTGGTCTACGGCAAAAAGCTCGGCACGCCGAATGAGGATTTTCCGCACGCGAAGCTGATTATTGCTTGGGGCGCGAACATCCACGGGAACAACATTCATCTTTGGCCATTTGTCGAGCAGGCGCGGCGGAACGGCGCACGATTCATCGTCATCGATCCCTATCGCACGAGGACGGCAGGATTGGCCGACTGGCACATCGCCATCCGGCCCGGAACAGACGCTGCTCTGGCTCTGGGAATGATGCATGTCATTCTGCGCGATGGATTAGAAGACCGCGATTACATTCGCGAAATGACGCACGGTTTTGAGCAACTGGCCGAACGCGTCCGCAAGTACACGCCCGAGCGCGTCGCCGCGTGGACCGGCTTGACCGCGGTTGAGATCGAGCAACTTGCCCGCGAATACGGAACCACGAAGCCTGCTGTTCTCCGCATGAATTACGGCGTTCAGCGGTCACAGAATGGCGGGACAGCTGTTCGGGCTATTTCCATGCTGCCGGCGCTTACCGGAGCATGGAAACACGTGGGCGGGGGGGCGCAGCTCTCGATGTCAGGTGCGTTCAAGTTCGACAGCGCGGCCATTGAACGGCCAGATCTGATGCTGGCTTCACCGCTTGGCAGTCCAGCGCGGGTGGTGAATATGTCCCGTCTTGGCAATGCCCTTACGGAGTTGGGCGATGCTGCCGGGGATGGTCCGCGGGTTCATGCGATTTTTGTCTACAACTCCAACCCGGCTGCCGTTGCGCCGAATCAGAACGCGGTTCGCCGCGGATTCGAGCGGACGGATCTCTTCACCGTTGTCCATGAGCAATTCATGACGGACACGACGGATTACGCGGATTACGTTCTGCCGGCCACGACATTTCTGGAGCACACGGACATTCAAGGGGCCTACGGACACTACTTTGTGCAGCGGTCGCATCAGGCGATTGAGCCGCTGGGCGAGGCTCGCTCGAATGTCTGGCTGTTTTCGCAGCTGGCTCAGCGGATGGGTTTTCCGGAATCGTGCTTCCGCGACACGCCGGAGGAGATGATCCGCCAGGCGTTGAATGTGGGTGAGAACGGCCACTCTCGCAATCCGAATATGGAACACATCACGCCCGAACTGCTGGTTGAGCAGGGCCATATTCCGCTCTCGTTTGCGAATCGGGTTGGCGGGCATCACTTTCTGCCCTTCAGCAGCGCCAGGGACGGATTGCTGCCTACGCCGAGCGGAAAGATCGAGTTTTATTCGGAGGTTCTGGCCGCTGCCGGCCCTGAATCTGGAATTGATCCGCTGCCGGCGTTTATTCCGCCGATTGAGTCGCGGCTGGGGCCGGATGCGGGCCGGTTTCCGCTCGAGTTTTTGCCGCGCAAGGCGGACAACTACATGAACACCACATTCGCGAACCTGGATGGGCATCGCGGCATGGAGGCACGGACCAATCACCGGCTGGAGATTCACCCCTCCGATGCCAAGCCGCGTGGAATTGGGGACGGCGATCCGGTTCGGATCTGGAATGATCGGGGAACGCTGGAGCTGACCGCGCTGATTTCCGATCGCGTACCGGCTGGCGTAGTTGCGGGGCGGCTGGACTGGAACAAATTGAGCCCTGGCGGCCGGAACGTCAACGCGCTCACGAGCGAGCGGCTTACCGACATTGGCGCGGCTCCTACGTTTTACTCGACGCTGGTGGAAGTGGCCAGGGCGTGA
- a CDS encoding alpha-L-arabinofuranosidase C-terminal domain-containing protein, with the protein MSFIRVLTNLRKPAVRMLVGLFLVTSSSVFVSGQSTAKPAAVLSVQVNKTLHGVSPTLYGMMTEEINYSYDGGLYAEMVRNRTLRDPNWNQQDWLVVQNASAGATMEKDKTTGPSEALTDSIKLTVTSASPEEPAGLRNQGYWGYPLRPDMTYKGSMYAKADSAGPGSGVGPLHWNLVSNRTGKSVASAEIASIGSDWKQYTVTLHTGKIEASEAYHLELTVTKPGTVWMTLVSLFPPTYKNRENGNRVDLMEILAGLHPAFLRFPGGNYLEGDHINERYEWKKTIGPLVDRPTHPSPWNYHSSDGLGLLEFMEWCEDLHMNLVLAVYGGYSMKQEHVEPGPALEPYVQDALDEIEYATGGTDTKWGAERAKDGHPAPFKLAYVEVGNEDWFDKSGSYDGRFKQFHDAIKAKYPDQQLIATAPVKSVKPDVLDDHFYLSAENYFNDIHHYDKFDRNGPKIFMGEYATMEGSPTADFGAALGDAAWLTGVERNSDVVVMSSYAPLLVNVHNGGMQWHPDLIGYDGLTSYGSPSYYVLSLFAGNVGDSVPESSLTGVGPRVAYSVTNQKSTGKVFLKIVNGAPTSQELEIELKGVDSVTGPAKLTRLHALSPVDTNSITDPKHIVPVESSIPVTATNLKHVIPGYSFELIELHTK; encoded by the coding sequence ATGTCTTTCATTCGAGTTTTGACGAATCTGCGCAAGCCTGCCGTTCGGATGTTGGTGGGTCTGTTCCTGGTTACTTCTTCCAGCGTGTTTGTATCCGGCCAGTCAACTGCCAAGCCGGCGGCGGTGCTAAGCGTGCAGGTCAACAAGACGCTGCATGGCGTGAGCCCAACGCTCTACGGGATGATGACGGAGGAGATCAATTACTCCTACGACGGGGGCCTTTACGCAGAGATGGTGCGCAACCGGACGCTGCGAGACCCGAACTGGAACCAGCAGGATTGGCTGGTGGTACAGAATGCAAGCGCCGGCGCAACGATGGAGAAAGACAAGACGACCGGGCCATCGGAGGCGCTCACCGACAGCATCAAGTTGACGGTGACTTCAGCTTCGCCTGAAGAGCCTGCCGGGCTGCGCAACCAGGGTTACTGGGGCTATCCGCTGCGGCCGGATATGACGTACAAGGGCTCGATGTATGCCAAGGCGGATTCTGCTGGCCCAGGTTCCGGGGTTGGCCCGCTGCACTGGAACCTGGTCAGCAACCGGACAGGCAAGAGCGTGGCCAGCGCCGAGATTGCGTCGATCGGGAGCGACTGGAAGCAGTATACGGTTACTCTGCATACGGGAAAGATCGAGGCATCGGAGGCCTACCACCTCGAACTCACCGTGACCAAACCGGGAACGGTCTGGATGACGCTGGTTTCTCTGTTTCCGCCGACATACAAGAATCGCGAGAACGGCAACCGGGTTGACCTGATGGAGATCCTCGCGGGTCTGCATCCGGCCTTTCTGCGCTTCCCTGGCGGCAACTACTTGGAAGGCGACCACATCAACGAGCGCTATGAGTGGAAGAAGACCATTGGGCCTCTGGTGGACCGGCCAACGCATCCGAGCCCGTGGAATTACCACTCGTCGGACGGCCTTGGACTGCTTGAGTTCATGGAGTGGTGCGAGGATCTGCATATGAACCTGGTGCTGGCCGTTTACGGCGGCTACTCCATGAAGCAGGAGCACGTGGAGCCGGGGCCAGCGCTCGAACCATACGTACAGGATGCGCTGGATGAGATCGAGTACGCGACCGGCGGGACCGATACGAAATGGGGCGCGGAGCGGGCCAAGGACGGGCATCCGGCGCCCTTCAAGCTGGCGTATGTCGAAGTCGGTAATGAGGATTGGTTCGACAAATCCGGCAGCTATGACGGACGATTCAAGCAGTTCCACGACGCGATCAAGGCGAAGTATCCCGATCAGCAGTTGATTGCCACCGCGCCGGTCAAGAGTGTCAAGCCGGACGTGCTCGACGACCACTTTTACCTGAGCGCGGAGAACTACTTCAACGATATTCACCACTACGACAAGTTCGATCGCAACGGCCCGAAGATCTTTATGGGAGAATATGCCACGATGGAAGGCTCACCGACCGCGGACTTTGGCGCGGCGCTGGGGGACGCAGCCTGGTTGACGGGAGTGGAGCGGAACAGCGACGTGGTGGTGATGTCGAGCTACGCGCCGCTGCTGGTGAATGTGCACAACGGCGGGATGCAGTGGCATCCGGACCTGATTGGGTATGACGGCCTGACCAGCTACGGCTCGCCGAGCTACTATGTGCTCTCGCTCTTTGCCGGGAATGTGGGCGATTCGGTTCCGGAATCGAGCCTGACGGGCGTCGGGCCGCGGGTTGCCTACTCCGTTACGAACCAGAAATCGACCGGGAAGGTCTTCCTGAAGATTGTGAATGGCGCGCCGACCTCGCAGGAACTGGAGATTGAACTGAAGGGCGTCGACAGCGTGACTGGTCCGGCGAAGCTGACGCGATTGCATGCGCTTTCGCCCGTGGACACCAACAGTATTACCGATCCGAAGCATATCGTTCCTGTGGAGAGCTCGATTCCGGTTACTGCAACTAACTTGAAGCATGTTATTCCCGGTTACTCCTTTGAATTGATCGAACTACATACCAAGTAA
- the rnpA gene encoding ribonuclease P protein component, whose translation MIQVSQSPLPKPPAGHNVVGSKNPANVPDARTGDARLRKHADYQRVYKATRKQFSTSMTWFLAARAEAQECVDGSQGPRVGLTAGKVLGKAHERNRIKRRMREVVRQHIAALPDGVDLILHPRRSVMTMDFVKLDSEVLRIFRQAAAQVRGTKTPENKQPNTQLNP comes from the coding sequence ATGATCCAAGTTTCGCAATCTCCGCTCCCGAAGCCGCCTGCAGGACACAACGTGGTTGGCTCGAAGAACCCTGCCAATGTGCCAGATGCCAGGACGGGTGACGCGCGGCTGCGCAAACACGCTGATTATCAGCGAGTGTACAAGGCGACCCGGAAGCAGTTTTCGACTTCGATGACCTGGTTCCTGGCCGCGCGCGCTGAAGCGCAAGAATGCGTGGATGGGAGTCAAGGGCCGCGTGTCGGACTCACGGCCGGCAAGGTGCTGGGTAAGGCGCATGAACGGAATCGCATCAAGCGCCGGATGCGTGAGGTTGTTCGGCAGCACATTGCGGCGCTCCCGGATGGAGTGGATCTGATCCTGCATCCCCGGCGTTCGGTGATGACGATGGATTTTGTGAAACTGGATAGCGAGGTTTTGCGTATATTCCGTCAGGCTGCGGCACAGGTACGCGGAACGAAGACTCCGGAAAATAAGCAGCCGAATACACAGCTGAATCCATGA
- the yidC gene encoding membrane protein insertase YidC, whose translation MRSMLAFTVLAIVALLAFQYFKPQTPTPTQQQQSQAANQTAQTAGSPASSASAVTAMSASPAVVATSESQTIVENELYRITFTNRGAQVKSWILKKYKDSHGRPLDMVNQNAAASFGYPLSLYTYEPALTAELNQALFQPSATGVVAAPAGIVFKYANGPLTVTKTFTFNNSYVIDAQVSVIRSGLPVRALVAWPSGLGDQEEVSQYAASKFATSIDGKRDSVTANKVSGNATLEQSYDYAAAIDLYFAAAFLPSVPARATVITLHNAIDAPKDAAQPNAEKFKSPVLGVAVGDTSGVTNTRLFAGPLQFDVLGSIHTTSPDGKTDGEDLKPLIQFGFLKVIAEPLFLLLRFVYRYVGNWGWAIILVTLFFNLLMLPTRLMMMKSSLKMQRVQPKMEAIKKKYAHLKATDPKRAEMNAETMQLYKEEGINMYGSCLPILVQMPLFFAYYRVLANVIELRQASWGWLPNLAIADPWHILPILIIASMFLVQFITPSPGMDPAQRRMMAFMMPAIFGFSMWGFASGLALYWATGNLLNLGIQLGINNSGMGRELHALAAKRAAKTGNKTIQGRR comes from the coding sequence ATGCGCTCCATGCTTGCCTTTACGGTGCTGGCGATTGTGGCGCTGCTTGCTTTTCAATATTTCAAACCCCAGACGCCCACGCCAACGCAGCAACAGCAATCTCAGGCGGCGAATCAGACGGCGCAGACTGCGGGCTCGCCTGCCTCCAGCGCGTCAGCGGTGACGGCGATGAGCGCTTCCCCGGCAGTCGTTGCCACCTCTGAGAGCCAGACGATTGTTGAGAATGAGCTGTATCGCATCACCTTCACCAATCGCGGTGCGCAGGTGAAGAGCTGGATTCTCAAGAAGTACAAGGATTCGCACGGGCGGCCGCTGGATATGGTCAATCAGAACGCGGCGGCGAGTTTCGGCTATCCGCTCTCGCTTTACACGTATGAGCCGGCTTTGACGGCAGAGTTGAATCAGGCGTTGTTTCAGCCTTCCGCTACTGGCGTCGTCGCCGCGCCCGCGGGAATTGTCTTCAAGTACGCCAATGGACCGCTGACGGTCACCAAAACCTTCACTTTCAACAACAGCTACGTGATCGATGCGCAGGTTTCGGTGATTCGATCTGGTTTGCCGGTGCGGGCGCTGGTGGCGTGGCCCAGCGGACTGGGCGACCAGGAGGAAGTGTCGCAGTACGCGGCGAGCAAGTTCGCCACTTCGATTGACGGCAAGCGGGACTCCGTGACAGCCAATAAGGTCAGCGGCAATGCGACGCTGGAGCAGTCGTATGACTATGCAGCGGCGATCGACCTGTACTTTGCTGCTGCGTTTCTGCCGTCTGTCCCTGCGCGGGCTACGGTCATTACTCTGCATAACGCCATCGATGCGCCGAAGGACGCCGCGCAGCCGAACGCAGAGAAGTTCAAGTCGCCGGTCCTTGGCGTCGCTGTTGGCGACACGAGCGGCGTGACGAATACGCGGCTCTTTGCCGGACCGCTGCAATTCGATGTTCTGGGCTCGATCCACACGACCAGCCCGGATGGCAAGACCGACGGAGAAGATCTGAAGCCGCTGATCCAGTTCGGCTTCCTCAAGGTCATCGCCGAGCCGCTCTTCCTGTTGCTGCGCTTTGTTTACCGGTACGTCGGGAACTGGGGCTGGGCGATTATTCTCGTCACCCTCTTCTTCAACCTGCTGATGCTGCCGACCCGGCTCATGATGATGAAGTCTTCGCTGAAAATGCAGCGCGTTCAGCCGAAGATGGAGGCGATCAAGAAGAAGTACGCGCATCTCAAGGCTACCGATCCGAAACGCGCTGAGATGAATGCGGAGACAATGCAGCTCTACAAGGAGGAAGGCATCAATATGTATGGCAGTTGCTTGCCGATCCTGGTGCAGATGCCGCTCTTCTTTGCTTACTATCGGGTGCTGGCCAACGTCATCGAGCTACGCCAGGCAAGCTGGGGGTGGCTGCCGAATCTGGCGATTGCCGATCCCTGGCATATTCTGCCTATTCTGATCATTGCCAGCATGTTCCTGGTGCAGTTTATTACGCCGTCGCCAGGGATGGACCCGGCGCAGAGGCGGATGATGGCCTTTATGATGCCAGCAATCTTTGGATTTTCGATGTGGGGATTTGCTTCCGGCCTCGCGCTCTACTGGGCCACGGGCAACCTGCTCAACCTGGGAATTCAGTTGGGAATCAATAACTCCGGCATGGGGCGAGAGTTACACGCGCTGGCGGCGAAACGCGCTGCAAAGACCGGCAACAAAACGATCCAGGGACGGCGCTGA